A single region of the Gossypium arboreum isolate Shixiya-1 chromosome 12, ASM2569848v2, whole genome shotgun sequence genome encodes:
- the LOC108477905 gene encoding uncharacterized protein LOC108477905, which produces MDQLTKSAPFVPVRTDYSLQKLAKLYISEIVRLHRVPVLIIFDRDPHFTSPFWKKLHEALSSRLYFSTTFHPQTDDLKRHDIDYLMGDFVFLMFLKRVGPVAYRLELSPELDRIHDVFHDLMWRRYRSDPSHIVSVEEIEVRPDLTFEEELVQILDRDVKILRRKSILLVKVLWQNHVTEEAT; this is translated from the exons atggatcaattgaccaagtcCGCTCCTTTCGTTCCGGTTCGGACAGACTATTCTCTGCAGAAGTTAGCAAAGCTTTATATCTCCGAGATAGTTAGGCTGCATCGGGTTCCTGTTTTGATTATTTTTGATAGAGATCCTCACTTCACTTCTccgttctggaagaaattacatgaGGCTTTGAGTTCAAGATTATATTTTAGTACtacattccatcctcagaccgatg ATCTGAAGAGGCATGATATTGATTACTTGATGGGGGACTTCGTGTTTCTTATg TTTCTGAAGCGTGTAGGACCGGTTGCTTATCGGTTGGAGCTATCTCCAGAGTTAGACCGtatccatgatgtgtttcacgattTGATGTGGCGGCGGTATCGGTCTGACCCATCTCACATTGTCTCAGTTGAggaaattgaggttaggccagatttgacttttgaggaagagctggTTCAGATTCTAGATCGAGACGTTAAGATTCTAAGGAGGAAGTCCATATTGTTAGTGAAGGTTCTGTGGCAGAATCATGTCACTGAGGAAGCTACGTGA